The genomic region TGGTCCTCTTCCTAGCCATGCTCGCCTCTCCTTGCTCCTGCTCCTCCTCCTTTTGGGGAGGATGCCCTCCTCATGAATTATCTACCCTCAACCTCTTCAAACAACACCTGCTCGATCCATATCATCACTTGGAATCATGGAAGGGGTTATACTGCCGCTCTTGGAAGGGAATCACCTGCCACAGCCTCACTGGTCACGTGACTCGTGTGGATCTTAGAAACTTTGGTAATCCCTCGTCAGTAGTAGTGAGGAATTCAAGCAGCCAAATATTCCTTGCTTTATTCCAACTATAGCATTTGGAGTACCTCGACCTCACTAGGATTGACTTGTCCCCTCTTTCCATCCCTTCACACCTTTCGAGCCTCAGCACATTGACACATTTGAGCTTGAGAGGTTGTGGGCTTACTGGCCGAATACCAAGTGAGATTGGGAATATGTCTCGCTTGACATTTCTAGACATCTCCTACAATTATGATTTGGAGACAAGGCAGTCGAGCTCGTGGATACGAAATTTGCGAGGGTTGGAGCACCTTCGACTAGCAGAAGTGAATCTGACAAGAGATGTGGTAGAGAGTGTTGTTTCTCTTCCCAATCTTACATCACTTGTCATGTCTGATATGCCAGGTACACCTCTCTCTCCTCTTGGAAACCTCACCTCACTCTCCCATCTTGAGCTTTTTGGTACTTACTTCACTCAGCAGTcatttcccatttggatttctaaCCTTACATCTTTGGTTTCCCTCTACCTCACTAAGTACAATATCTCCAGTTCCATGCCTTCTGCTGTTTTAAGCCTTCCACACTTGAGGAACCTTGAGTTGTTTGGAAACCCTAGTCTCAAAGTCAACCTCTCTTCCATTGTGCAACATGCTTCCCAGCTCAGTAGCCTTTCTATTGTACATTCAGACGTGGGAAGAATGATTCCAAATTCTACTGGAAATATGTCCTCATTAACTACCTCAGCTCTTTATGATAACAATATTCAAGGTAGACTTCTAGATTCTATGGGGAATATGTCCTTGCTGACCACCTTAGCTCTTTCTGATAACAATATTGAAGGCAGTCTTCCAGATTCTATGGGAAATATGTTCTCATTGACCAGCTTGGATCTTTCTTATAACGCTATTCAAGGCAATCTTCCAAATTTTATTGGAAATCTCTCACAACTTGAATATTTGCGTCTTTCCAGAAATTCACTAAGAGGCAACATTCCATTGAGCTCTTTAGGTGGGCTACCAAAGCTTTCATATCTTTCTATTGGTTCAAACCAATTAAATGGAAGCTTACCATCTACTTTTGGTAATCTCTCATCTTTGATCAAGCTTGATGTTTCAAATAATTCTTTAAGTGGCACATTCTTACTCTCTCAATTAGAAAATTTCACAAAGATTCGTGACTTGAGTCTTTCTGATAATTTCTTGAGAGTGAAAGTTGAAGACTTTTGGATCCCAAAATTTCAACTTCAAGCTTTGTATTTGAGTTCTTGTAATATGGATGGTGATTTCCCATCTTTCCTATCCACTCAATACAACATAGATGAGCTTGACTTATCCAACAATTCTCTTGGTGGAAATATTCCAGATTGGTTGTGGGGCCTTACATAATTCTACACTCTCAATCTCTCATTCAATCAATTTGAAGGAAAGCTTTTGTTATCAAAGTTCAGTAAGTTGAGTGTTCTTGATGTTGACTTGCATAGAAACAAGTTACAAGGAAATGTTTTAGTTCCTCATCCTGATGTAGAATTCTTGGACATGTCTGAGAATCAATTTGATGGTATCCTTTCAGAAAACATTGATGAATATGGCCAAAGTCAGCTCAATTATTTGTCACTTGCAAATAATAATATAAGTGGTGTCTTTCCACATTCTATTTGTGAAGGAAATCACTTGGAGGTTCTAGATGTGTCAAATAACAAGCTCACAGGTAATATTTTTGCAAGTTTTGGGAATTGCTCAACAACACTCAAAGTGTTAAATCTAGAAAATAATAATCTGGAAGGTAAGATTAGGAGAATGGTTTGTCTTCACAAATTGAAATTAGGAGGTAACAAGCTACAAGGGACAATTCCATCATCACTTCGAAATTGTACTTCTTTGGAGATTCTAGATTTGGGATATAATAACATGGAGGGAACCATCCCAAATTGGATTGAGAATTTAATTGGTCTTCGAATTTTGGTGTTGAGATCTAATAAATTCAAAGGTGGAATACCCTTAGAGTTGACAAAATTAGAAAATCTTCAAGTCTTGATTTTGTCAAATAACAATCTATCTAGAGCTATTCCAAGTAGCTTAAGAAACTTGAGAGCAATGGCAAATCAAACACAAAGTGCAAAAGTCCTTGAGTTCTTAAACTCAAGCTCAATGCCTTATTTAGATAAAATTGAAATAAACAACAAAGGGCTATTTCTAGAATATGTGAAATCTTTGGCATTGGTCCGATGTCTTGATCTCTCAAACAACAACTTCTCAGGTGATATTCCTCAAGAAATTGGATTCCTCATTGGTCTAAGGATTCTCAATTTGACAATGAATCATCTCCATGGAAAAATTCCTACTTCTTTTGGAAATCTTGTGCAGTTGGAGTCACTTGATCTTTCAGATAACAATCTTATTGGAAATATCCCTAATGAACTACAATCTCTCACATTTTTAAGTTACTTGAACATATCTTGTAATAATTTTTCAGGTAGAATACCACAAGGAGCTCAATGGTTAACATTTGATGAGAGATCATTTTCAAACAATGCAAACCTTTGTGGACTTCAGATCAAAATAAATTGTTCACCTTCTCCTCCTTCAAATCAAATTTATGATGAAGATGTGAGTGAGCATGAGTGGGAGGAACATGTGTGGTGGGAGGTGGGAATTGGATTGAGCTTTGGATTTGGGTTTTCAATTGTTATTGGAGTATTATGTTTCaacaaaaaatctagaaaaagatgTTTCAAAGTTATGGATGACATTATTGTCATTCTTGATCAATCTACTCAAAAAAATatcttttaataattattttaataccCCTCTCTCTTCCACTTCCCCTTCTCTTTTACCTAAAATATTTCCTCTATGAAGGTTGTGTAGTGGATGTATGTGTACTTtcttcttttgttattttttgtggaaaacatTAATTTAAATATTAGATTAAGTAGTGTCTCAATCTATAAGATGACGTAAAATTAATAttgaaactaaattcaattgtttattaGTTCCTATCAAGGTGGGATACTATTGCTTCCATCAATCTAATTTTTTAGTTAGTTCAACCAATCAGAGCAAAGAATTAAAATTTTTGAACAAAAAATTCATAGTGCAactcttatttttattttaaataatttgtttctcatatttttcttttatcttATTAGTTAGAGTAagtgaaaaattcaaattttctcagaaaaaataaaaaatttaatgcatTTAATTCATTAATGATATGATTAATATGTATTTGAGTAATAGTTAtttatgaatatgcaaatatgatattgtttttgttttacatattaattcaaatttattttaaaataacatttatcgtatttttactttgtcatttatttttattaaaatttattctTAATTAAAGTGTattttttactaaattttaattaaaagttttattttttaaattttatttaaatgtcATTCTTAGTTTAAAAGtaaaagaaaacaaagataaatGTAAATAAGTATAatgaatttaatattaaaatagatAGGTTAAAAATTCATAAATAGGGGAAAAATATATTAGTTGATATTTAcattttgaggcatgtgaagaatTAGTTtgcaactcaataagtgattatttgTTGAGGAAAATAAGCcaagttgatctttcctcctttatTGAGAAGTTGTGATAATGCAAATCTTTGTTCAAAAGCATGAGTTTTTAGAGACTCTTTGTCAAACTCAATTCCACAACTGCATGAATAATTCTGGAATTGGCGTAGGAATGTGCGATGTTTCAACAAAAGTTTGCAGTTTATGTGGAGAAACATCCTTTTCCTTAAGATATTATTTTGACTTGGCTCTTTCCTCTTTAAATCTATTTTTTGACAAAGATTATTCTTCTTTAAGTGTCGAGGAGTGGTcatatgagtgatcaaagtttcagttttaACTAGGTTGAATTGAGAATAATATACCTTGTTTTGACACCCAagcttactaagtcaaatagagggtttAATATTCCCCTATTGATATGACTAATTGCGTCAAATGATGTAATGAAGTTCCTTGATGGAGGATGATTTGTCCTGATATTGGAAACtagattgatttgactaacttggataACTAGCTAagtatttgatgttgatattggttgaaGTTGTGAAACTTAGATCACTAGTTGGTATCCTCTGATTTTGTTTAAAGAAACCCTATCTATGACAATTGAATCTGAGAGAAGACCTAACATGGTATCCAAAGATGGTTTCAATTTTATGAAAAAGTTGATAATCTACTCTTTGTCTGAGACAATTTTTGTTAAGGATGCGCTAAAACAAATGGAGTACACACTAAAATAATTATCAAATGTGCTACTCTGATCTTCTCATGTGCTAATTTGTTTGGAAAATGCGCTACTTGGTATTTTCTGActattgatatttttaattttttttttagaactaCTTGCTATTGGATGCACTAAATGTGCTAATGTTTACTTCCTAAGCTCTATTAAATGATTAACATGTACTACAATGTTGTTTCAAAGTGATGTGCTAAGATACTTtgagtttgaaatattttgacactTGACTTgtgtttttgtaaaaaaaatattttctcagTGGATGATCTTCTGAATATTATTTGAAAACATAGTAGCAAGTAATAAGACAATTTGTCTAGTCTAAATAATAAGTGTACGTTCaataggatattttcaaatccttgTTTGTTTCCACTAGTTTGAACAAGAAAAAAACATCAAGTCAACTCTCTAATCTCAAGgatcatcaataataccatagctcacacttgatactccttcagctcaaataTCCCTATCAAACCCTAAGGTGCGCCTATGTTTTTTTCCTTTTAATAGAAGTTGAAGAAAAGAGAATTGgttctcaattggatcattttcttgggagatgtatggtgagtgtcttcggtgtggattcttccccacccttgcactatgatattagaaaTGTTTGGATAACTGACTTGGTGAGACTTCTACTCTTAAAGATCTTAATAAGGCTTTTGtttggtcttcaatgataaactccctcgggttgcttcccaacctttagaacaaatgatttatgtatctcaaggataatAGGGGaagtatcagagccaagttgcaaacactgggatctttggtttcGTGTGTGCCCTTAGTTGgcgtgaggtgtatcgaccttatgttgtatgcttgtcctcctttttgtatgtgtgtgattgagcagaccttaacgtGTGTATAATGGGTGTGtttacaccttgttttcaccttcttgatgttggtgtctttgagtgattatatgtgctttgttttcttattgatgtcttggtctacgattactcttattcggaaagagagtcgtatgtaccttccttattgattgttgcaCTCTTTAGAATAATCCATTTGGGCTGGTTAGTGCtctcttgaatctgaaagtacaaagtgtgcttgtttaagattatgatctagcttagtgttgtccacttgaaggactagtgtggtagatatggaatgcttattatgtagcaaattgaatgattatcatccttcctctctctctctagaaattaaaaagaTTGTTATATATGTAATTATCTTCTATGTGAAAtctcttattgcaagagaaaggttgtgacttatTGAACCCTTTTGTGAGCCTTATGACACTTCTGGGTTTTAGATAATAAAGGGGCTATGGGTTTGAAcattcatattggttattgggagaaaactatatatttacatttaagaattctccatgtgtattgtaggagtaacataatttaattctatcttaagtaatgtgcattaatatgcgaatagttgttatgtgaaacaactttgtttgtaaaagaagtataaaaagggaacatgttatactagcttcgagagtgtattaatgtgttccatgaaatattgttttatgtgtatcattaaaccaatttgattgaggacctattttacaatgctccattgaactacttttggatatatgtaattgccttattatgtgtagaaagtgtgaatgaaaagcttatttgatgtgtatgcattaatatgtattatttggttgatagctcctcatttaccttctaattgcattttggttttcaatgataggatgcagattatgatatgtttttgtattgaattaagtgtagtgagtgttcgcaagaggtcttgtattatcgaaagattgtctatcttgatttcttgtttggaaaactagaacatcctgttgcaaccataataattggaaatgtaaGGTTAGGTTGATTGATACTCTTCTAAAACGGTAGTGAAATGATAACCGTACcattaaaatgatagacttatagtgagaaattttagcatgtagtgtgattttgttgatcttgtgtctatgtaggaaatagtttggttatcaaactctttttcccttctccttgcctgcattataagatttttagaaatgctacttaGAATGCATTGATACTCTTCTAAAACGGTAGTGAAATGATAACCATACcattaaaatgatagacttatagtgattttgttgatcttatgtctatgtaggaaatagtttggttatcaaactctttttcccttctccttgcctgcattataagatttttagaaattttagcatgtagtgtgattttgttgatcttgtgtctatgtaggaaatagtttggttatcaaactcttttTCCCTTCTCCTTGTCTgcattataagatttttagaaatgctacttagaacgcatatgaaattgtatgtttgcatttgGGTTTCTTATGGAAAAATGAAAGTTGTAAGCTTCAGAAATAAATTTGCTTAGTTAGTAATgtattttaaatgtatttttttttaaaaactattttccatcattttcactatttGGAAAACGGGTAGGCATTTCTaaggagcacgggtacccatttttttcaccacagctgaccccctagaccatttttacctccttccaggtatttaatttaattttttatattctattttatttatttatattgtttttcataaaaaaaaatgttaatgtattgttattttttaatttttatgttttaaagtttgaaaattgtcttttattttattttatttcatgtttaaaatagtttttagttttcaaatattgcaaaaaacatgaatagcaaaaatcgtaggaaaaaaacaaaaagcatGAATAGTAATtaaaccataggaaaaaaacaaaaaacaaaaatgtaaatggacaataaacattagacacaaaaaacagacaataaaccctaaacagaaaaacaaacactaaaccctaaatagaaaaaatgaacactaaaccctaaatagaaaaaaatgaacactaaaccctaaacagaaaaaaatgaacaagtcccaggagaaatttgactatcttggttgattacttggtcaatacaacattggattaagattcaatagtggcaatataccatgattcctagctcaagaaaacatttagagtaacatgtatgttatcaaccaccttaagcattcgtaatggtggctatatttagtgttagaaattttaacgttttcatgtcctaagcaattgagttggacaccatggattaatgttccttaactattattgaggtttgataaggattctattaaggagaattataagttttaaataaatggttttaatttcattagattagtgttcattttgtagaatgctaatttaatggattaacttaataaaggtggtgctataacatttgaaggagtgttattggtgcttatggtattaaatggtgcttagtgatcagtgtttttcc from Cryptomeria japonica chromosome 3, Sugi_1.0, whole genome shotgun sequence harbors:
- the LOC131873988 gene encoding receptor-like protein 35 — protein: MSRLTFLDISYNYDLETRQSSSWIRNLRGLEHLRLAEVNLTRDVVESVVSLPNLTSLVMSDMPGTPLSPLGNLTSLSHLELFGTYFTQQSFPIWISNLTSLVSLYLTKYNISSSMPSAVLSLPHLRNLELFGNPSLKVNLSSIVQHASQLSSLSIVHSDVGRMIPNSTGNMSSLTTSALYDNNIQGRLLDSMGNMSLLTTLALSDNNIEGSLPDSMGNMFSLTSLDLSYNAIQGNLPNFIGNLSQLEYLRLSRNSLRGNIPLSSLGGLPKLSYLSIGSNQLNGSLPSTFGNLSSLIKLDVSNNSLSGTFLLSQLENFTKIRDLSLSDNFLRVKVEDFWIPKFQLQALYLSSCNMDGDFPSFLSTQYNIDELDLSNNSLGGNIPDWLWGLT
- the LOC131873989 gene encoding receptor-like protein 34; its protein translation is MSENQFDGILSENIDEYGQSQLNYLSLANNNISGVFPHSICEGNHLEVLDVSNNKLTGNIFASFGNCSTTLKVLNLENNNLEGKIRRMVCLHKLKLGGNKLQGTIPSSLRNCTSLEILDLGYNNMEGTIPNWIENLIGLRILVLRSNKFKGGIPLELTKLENLQVLILSNNNLSRAIPSSLRNLRAMANQTQSAKVLEFLNSSSMPYLDKIEINNKGLFLEYVKSLALVRCLDLSNNNFSGDIPQEIGFLIGLRILNLTMNHLHGKIPTSFGNLVQLESLDLSDNNLIGNIPNELQSLTFLSYLNISCNNFSGRIPQGAQWLTFDERSFSNNANLCGLQIKINCSPSPPSNQIYDEDVSEHEWEEHVWWEVGIGLSFGFGFSIVIGVLCFNKKSRKRCFKVMDDIIVILDQSTQKNIF